A section of the Sedimentisphaera cyanobacteriorum genome encodes:
- a CDS encoding ABC transporter permease codes for MNLKIGDTFEKGINWLTDNFEGFFDGINQGVGTLIDSLETTFTGANPWVLIGILVVLAWYLKGWKNFHYPIMTLIGFAVIVGMGLWEATVQTLALVLVATFIALLIGIPVGIFAGRSEKAETVVRPILDFMQTMPAFVYLIPAVLFFELGKVPGAMATVIFAMPPAVRLTSLGLRHVPKEVMEAAVSFGSTTTQQLVKVQLPSALPSILAGINQTIMLSLSMVVIAAMIGAGGLGKQVLFGITQLKIGLGFEAGLSVVILAIYLDRVTQAMGEKWGNR; via the coding sequence ATGAATCTTAAGATAGGCGATACATTTGAAAAGGGAATAAACTGGCTTACCGACAATTTTGAAGGTTTCTTCGACGGAATCAATCAGGGCGTTGGTACGCTTATTGATAGTCTTGAAACCACTTTCACGGGTGCAAATCCGTGGGTTCTGATAGGTATTCTGGTCGTGCTGGCGTGGTATCTTAAGGGCTGGAAAAACTTCCACTATCCTATAATGACTCTTATCGGCTTTGCCGTTATTGTGGGTATGGGGCTGTGGGAGGCAACAGTTCAAACGCTTGCTCTTGTGCTTGTCGCTACATTTATTGCCCTTCTGATAGGTATTCCTGTTGGGATATTTGCAGGAAGGAGCGAGAAAGCAGAGACAGTGGTAAGGCCTATTCTGGACTTTATGCAGACAATGCCGGCTTTCGTTTATCTGATTCCGGCCGTGCTTTTCTTTGAGCTTGGCAAGGTTCCGGGCGCTATGGCTACAGTGATTTTTGCTATGCCGCCGGCAGTAAGGCTTACCAGCCTTGGGTTAAGGCATGTGCCTAAAGAGGTAATGGAAGCGGCAGTTTCATTTGGTTCGACAACAACTCAGCAGCTTGTTAAGGTACAGCTGCCCTCCGCTCTTCCGAGTATTCTTGCAGGTATTAACCAGACGATTATGCTTTCATTATCTATGGTTGTTATCGCTGCAATGATTGGCGCCGGCGGACTTGGAAAACAGGTTCTTTTTGGAATTACCCAGTTAAAAATTGGATTAGGGTTTGAAGCCGGCCTTTCAGTTGTTATACTTGCAATTTATCTGGACAGAGTAACCCAGGCAATGGGTGAAAAGTGGGGAAATCGTTAG
- a CDS encoding LamG-like jellyroll fold domain-containing protein produces MKPLLEKTVFNAVIILAASACFAQTTVRWSMDWTHLANPAVYDSAFGLGQGTIGGPSEGVVEFDHLWYFGNAGFTFSSVKPPQTLFSDGFSPHGNSFDAGEQFDEGVLFFPQDQYGNEFDYHGSFTVEGFFKTHADQSAGGVQQILLQAENDYSYSISINEGGAGWLRFAANTTIDGIKSVDANARNYADGSWYYFAARFSEPSDEMSLTVLTADGQTEQKEVQLSEGSQLQRGGSANMLIGRENYGGSRQFNGLIDELRISDGIVPNSELMGRIEAERNPYPAPREQGVGLDIELQWDSGSGVYAYNVYFGRTEPPKFKTQQKQTGYSPNTLKPGTTYLWRVDEILMDGTAVQGEVWSFTTQQPACDEFSVHDYNDDCIVDINDLSHFVAAWLDCGIVPENACF; encoded by the coding sequence TTGAAACCCTTGTTAGAGAAAACAGTTTTCAATGCCGTAATAATTTTAGCGGCTTCAGCCTGTTTTGCCCAGACAACCGTGCGCTGGTCTATGGACTGGACTCATCTTGCAAACCCTGCGGTTTACGACAGCGCTTTCGGGCTTGGGCAGGGAACAATAGGCGGTCCTAGCGAAGGGGTGGTGGAATTCGATCATCTCTGGTATTTCGGAAATGCCGGCTTTACTTTCAGCTCTGTTAAGCCGCCCCAAACACTCTTCTCCGATGGTTTTTCACCTCACGGGAATTCATTTGATGCCGGCGAACAGTTTGATGAAGGCGTTCTGTTTTTTCCGCAGGATCAGTATGGAAACGAATTTGACTACCACGGCTCTTTTACAGTAGAAGGGTTTTTCAAGACTCACGCAGACCAGTCCGCCGGCGGAGTGCAGCAAATACTCCTCCAGGCAGAGAACGACTACAGCTACAGTATATCAATAAATGAAGGCGGGGCTGGATGGCTCAGGTTTGCTGCAAATACCACAATCGACGGAATAAAATCAGTGGATGCAAATGCGAGGAACTATGCCGACGGCAGCTGGTATTATTTCGCAGCCAGATTCAGCGAACCGTCCGATGAAATGTCTTTGACAGTTTTGACTGCTGACGGTCAAACAGAGCAGAAAGAAGTGCAGCTCTCAGAAGGTTCTCAGCTTCAAAGAGGCGGCAGCGCTAATATGCTTATCGGGCGTGAGAACTATGGAGGAAGCAGGCAGTTTAACGGCCTGATTGATGAACTCAGAATCAGCGATGGGATTGTCCCGAATTCCGAACTTATGGGCAGAATAGAAGCAGAGAGAAACCCTTACCCAGCACCCAGAGAGCAGGGGGTTGGTCTTGATATAGAGCTTCAGTGGGACTCGGGAAGCGGCGTTTATGCTTACAACGTATATTTCGGACGTACAGAGCCTCCCAAATTCAAAACCCAGCAGAAGCAGACCGGATATTCTCCGAATACATTAAAACCGGGTACAACGTATCTCTGGCGTGTTGATGAAATATTGATGGACGGAACTGCTGTTCAGGGTGAGGTTTGGTCGTTTACCACCCAGCAGCCCGCATGCGATGAGTTTTCTGTTCATGATTACAATGACGACTGCATTGTTGACATCAATGATTTGTCCCATTTTGTTGCAGCTTGGCTGGATTGCGGAATTGTACCTGAAAATGCTTGTTTTTGA
- a CDS encoding LamG-like jellyroll fold domain-containing protein, with amino-acid sequence MAVFIISAASPASAVYHHWKMDAWQEGLYVDGNANTHGIADSADSSGQGSIAGNSGDPNPAHDPLYVWGEMEDPDLGGGENAFSSDAAPSGMLNGISSAQSFNFNAVRELGGNMFYAADQYGNEYSSGSFTAELFFKQIGDTSGAQTLLWAKEGHAASHLQLNTGNSGAGGLEFWGYDGSGFVNIVMTTEDRAAGFQDGMWHYAAARYNNASNEMSLMVYSEDGSAYFKNQTLTNDMIINGGNNNILIGRREGETPVERFAGLIDEVRLSGSAMSNPELIGVPEPVTALLLGIGSLAFTRKRKT; translated from the coding sequence ATGGCTGTTTTCATTATTTCTGCTGCAAGCCCTGCTTCTGCTGTTTACCATCACTGGAAAATGGATGCGTGGCAGGAAGGCCTTTACGTGGACGGGAATGCTAATACCCACGGCATAGCTGACAGCGCAGACAGTAGTGGACAGGGAAGCATTGCAGGAAATTCAGGAGACCCAAATCCTGCACATGACCCTTTATATGTGTGGGGAGAGATGGAGGATCCTGATTTGGGAGGCGGAGAGAATGCCTTCAGCAGTGATGCTGCTCCCTCCGGTATGCTGAACGGTATTTCATCTGCTCAGTCATTTAATTTTAATGCAGTTCGAGAATTGGGCGGAAATATGTTCTATGCTGCCGATCAATACGGAAATGAGTATAGCTCCGGAAGCTTTACTGCCGAGCTGTTTTTCAAGCAGATAGGAGATACCTCTGGAGCTCAGACTCTGCTCTGGGCAAAGGAAGGACACGCTGCGAGCCATCTCCAGCTAAATACCGGAAATTCCGGTGCGGGAGGCCTTGAGTTTTGGGGGTATGACGGCTCTGGTTTTGTTAACATTGTTATGACAACAGAAGACAGGGCAGCAGGTTTTCAGGACGGGATGTGGCATTATGCTGCTGCAAGATACAATAACGCATCTAATGAAATGAGCCTTATGGTTTACAGCGAAGACGGCAGCGCCTATTTCAAGAACCAGACTCTCACTAATGATATGATTATCAACGGAGGCAATAACAATATTCTTATAGGCCGCAGAGAAGGTGAAACACCAGTTGAACGCTTTGCCGGTTTGATTGATGAAGTAAGGCTTTCCGGCAGCGCCATGAGCAATCCTGAGCTTATTGGTGTACCGGAGCCTGTTACTGCACTTCTTTTAGGAATCGGGAGCTTGGCTTTTACCAGAAAACGTAAAACTTAA
- a CDS encoding LamG-like jellyroll fold domain-containing protein, with the protein MIIKKTVSLLFLLAASILVSAATPISHWSMDYTGTVNPVVNDSAVGAGQGVLSGGLAVDASEDHLYFFPENGYVSGYDTPPASMFNEGFSGGEESFYAGYMQGQDGVLFFPQDGYGNEFDFADSFTIEGFFKTDGDQSQNGFQQILIQDEVGFSYNITLNEGGEGALMFAVNTIASGTGQITTVYAGGPGTANFADGSWHYFAARFDDRSDRFSLTVMKEDGSVYSATQALPGGSELLHEGAGNMLIGRENFTGGRNFNGFIDELRFSSGIVSDTQLMGAVPVSVSVIHPQDGQQNVVAQDAYLEWWGDDEVIASYDVYLGETQASMTKLGNVSESFYDALTSLEANKTYYWKVDGLDASGNVEVNGPVWSFNTRPAPQKVLEWKMDETSGQTVQDTSGNGNDGSFDGWSNPTWTTGFEGNCLEFNGGGSVVNQSPDNLPLAGEDSWTMNIFVYIDQPLEEETIIAGMGDQMFTSSENTEDPSADPNMFGSLRYIASFPWSGITMYGNRTDVESGENFTPGAWQMITATYDGWTNQCVLYRNGSELAAGQFDLNDASSEVKASTYQNIWSNTLNFVGKLDEFSIYDQKLSPAEVGGMSPWAYNPYPANGAEGVDIDAELSWNAGRDAVSHDVYWGTDPNNLTFQGNQSSTNYDPGELEFSKTYYWRVDQVDSMSNTLEGKVWSFSTVIPQCDPPLPGDADGNCYIDLNDLAIMSSNWLKCNLVPSEACP; encoded by the coding sequence ATGATAATTAAAAAAACAGTTTCATTGCTATTTTTATTGGCGGCAAGCATTTTAGTTTCCGCTGCAACTCCAATCAGTCATTGGAGTATGGATTATACAGGGACAGTTAATCCTGTGGTAAATGATTCTGCTGTCGGAGCAGGGCAGGGGGTTCTCTCTGGCGGTTTGGCGGTTGATGCTTCCGAAGACCACCTTTATTTTTTTCCTGAAAACGGATATGTTTCAGGCTATGATACCCCGCCGGCAAGTATGTTCAATGAAGGATTTTCAGGCGGTGAAGAATCGTTCTACGCTGGTTATATGCAGGGTCAGGACGGCGTTTTGTTCTTCCCTCAAGACGGCTACGGAAATGAATTCGATTTCGCTGATTCTTTCACAATTGAAGGATTTTTCAAAACTGACGGCGACCAGTCTCAAAACGGATTTCAGCAGATTCTGATACAGGATGAAGTAGGATTCAGCTATAATATTACACTCAACGAAGGCGGTGAAGGAGCTTTAATGTTTGCTGTAAACACGATAGCCTCTGGAACCGGCCAGATCACCACAGTATATGCAGGCGGCCCGGGTACTGCAAATTTTGCAGACGGGAGCTGGCACTACTTTGCAGCCCGTTTTGACGACCGCAGCGACCGTTTTTCTTTGACAGTAATGAAAGAGGACGGCTCGGTATATTCAGCCACGCAGGCACTTCCGGGCGGCTCTGAGCTCCTTCATGAAGGCGCAGGGAATATGCTTATCGGCAGGGAAAACTTTACAGGCGGCAGGAATTTTAACGGTTTTATAGATGAGCTGCGTTTCAGCTCCGGAATTGTATCTGATACTCAGCTTATGGGTGCTGTTCCGGTTAGCGTAAGCGTTATTCATCCTCAGGATGGTCAGCAGAATGTTGTCGCACAAGATGCCTATCTTGAATGGTGGGGTGATGATGAGGTGATTGCTTCCTATGATGTTTATCTTGGAGAAACGCAGGCAAGTATGACAAAGCTTGGCAATGTTTCCGAGAGTTTTTATGATGCGCTCACATCTCTTGAGGCAAACAAGACCTACTACTGGAAGGTTGATGGGTTAGATGCCTCAGGCAATGTTGAGGTAAATGGCCCGGTCTGGAGTTTTAACACGCGTCCTGCCCCGCAAAAGGTGCTCGAATGGAAAATGGATGAAACCTCAGGCCAGACTGTTCAGGACACTTCCGGAAACGGAAATGACGGCAGCTTTGACGGCTGGTCGAATCCAACCTGGACTACAGGCTTTGAAGGAAACTGCCTTGAGTTTAACGGTGGAGGTTCTGTAGTGAATCAGAGCCCTGATAATCTGCCTTTGGCAGGCGAGGATTCCTGGACGATGAATATCTTTGTTTATATCGATCAGCCTTTAGAGGAAGAAACTATAATTGCCGGAATGGGCGATCAGATGTTCACCAGCAGCGAAAATACAGAAGACCCTTCTGCTGACCCAAATATGTTCGGTTCGCTGCGTTATATCGCCTCTTTCCCTTGGAGCGGGATTACGATGTACGGCAATCGTACAGATGTTGAATCAGGCGAAAATTTCACTCCCGGTGCTTGGCAGATGATTACAGCAACCTATGACGGGTGGACTAATCAGTGCGTCCTCTATAGAAACGGCTCAGAATTAGCGGCAGGGCAGTTTGATTTGAATGATGCAAGCTCTGAGGTAAAGGCCTCAACGTACCAGAATATCTGGTCTAATACCTTGAATTTTGTCGGCAAGCTCGATGAATTCAGCATCTACGACCAGAAACTCTCGCCGGCAGAAGTTGGCGGGATGTCTCCGTGGGCATACAACCCCTATCCGGCAAACGGAGCTGAGGGTGTTGATATAGATGCAGAGCTGAGCTGGAATGCCGGAAGAGATGCGGTAAGCCATGATGTGTATTGGGGCACTGACCCTAATAACCTCACATTCCAGGGCAATCAGAGCTCAACAAATTATGACCCGGGCGAGCTGGAATTCTCCAAAACATACTACTGGAGAGTTGATCAGGTTGACAGTATGTCTAACACCCTTGAGGGGAAAGTTTGGAGCTTCAGCACTGTGATTCCTCAATGCGACCCGCCATTGCCGGGCGATGCTGATGGAAACTGCTATATCGACTTAAACGACCTTGCAATAATGTCTTCAAATTGGCTCAAATGCAATCTCGTGCCATCTGAAGCGTGTCCATAG
- a CDS encoding glycine betaine ABC transporter substrate-binding protein: MRNKLLKLTLLSFAAVSLIAFSGCKKQTTGGGEESQGASSSSSESAEAQSASDSKVVKISYVNWAEGVAVSQLVEEMLTNMGYEVKLTMADVGPIYASVAKGDQDVMLETWMPVTHKSYWDQYSENFEQLGVWFTDARIGLVVPEYMEISSITELNSIKDKLKGQITGIDAGAGITKTTETAIKEYDLDYTLLTSSGPAMTASLKSAIDKNNPIVVTGWAPHWKFARYDLKFLDDPKGIYGSAEEIRMVCRKGFKEDMPKVAAFLSSIKFNTAQIGTLMDTMANADGDKKAALKAWMAENQQLINSWK, from the coding sequence ATGAGAAACAAATTACTCAAACTCACATTACTATCGTTTGCAGCAGTATCGCTGATCGCATTCAGCGGCTGCAAGAAACAGACAACCGGCGGCGGCGAAGAATCGCAGGGCGCTTCTTCAAGCAGCTCTGAGTCTGCTGAAGCTCAGTCCGCCAGCGACTCAAAGGTTGTTAAAATCAGCTACGTAAACTGGGCTGAAGGCGTGGCTGTTTCGCAGCTGGTCGAAGAGATGCTCACAAATATGGGCTATGAAGTTAAGCTTACAATGGCTGATGTAGGCCCGATTTATGCATCTGTGGCCAAAGGCGATCAGGACGTTATGCTTGAGACATGGATGCCTGTAACGCACAAGAGTTACTGGGACCAGTACAGCGAAAATTTCGAGCAGCTCGGCGTCTGGTTTACTGATGCAAGAATTGGGCTCGTTGTTCCTGAGTACATGGAAATCAGCAGCATTACAGAGCTAAACTCTATTAAAGATAAGCTCAAAGGCCAGATTACCGGTATTGATGCAGGTGCTGGAATCACCAAGACAACTGAAACAGCTATAAAAGAGTACGACCTTGACTATACACTGCTTACCTCAAGCGGACCTGCTATGACAGCATCTCTGAAATCAGCTATCGATAAGAATAATCCTATCGTGGTTACAGGCTGGGCTCCGCACTGGAAGTTTGCAAGATACGACCTAAAATTCCTCGACGACCCGAAGGGAATCTACGGAAGCGCTGAAGAGATTCGCATGGTTTGCCGCAAGGGATTCAAGGAAGATATGCCGAAAGTTGCTGCGTTCCTCTCAAGCATCAAATTCAACACTGCTCAGATTGGAACACTTATGGACACTATGGCTAATGCCGA
- a CDS encoding quaternary amine ABC transporter ATP-binding protein, translating into MSVIQVKNLFKVFGRNTSRVFPLIEKGMNKEEILAKTGCTIGVNDASFEVQKGETFVIMGLSGSGKSTLVRCLNRLIGPTKGSVVVDGKDIMELDQKNLNKLRSRKMSMVFQHFGLLPHKNVLNNVAFGLEIRGVEKNKRYELAENAVKLVGLGGYEDSMIAELSGGMQQRVGLARALAADTDIILMDEAFSALDPLIRTNMQDELLELQAKMHKTIVFITHDLDEALKLGDRIAIMKDGFIEQIGTPEDILIAPASQYIRDFVENVDRSKVITAKTVMRKPEVIASHKDGPAQALRQMERSGLSTLFVVNENREFIGHVKIDDAIRLSKENKKKLDEIIVKDAYTSTPDTAIAEMIPAASETALPIPVISENGHFEGIVTRASILAAMSSEGDNNES; encoded by the coding sequence ATGTCAGTAATTCAAGTTAAAAACCTTTTCAAGGTTTTCGGAAGGAATACTTCAAGAGTTTTCCCTCTGATTGAAAAGGGAATGAACAAAGAAGAGATTCTGGCCAAGACCGGCTGCACAATAGGCGTAAATGATGCCTCTTTTGAGGTGCAGAAGGGAGAGACGTTCGTTATTATGGGGCTTTCCGGAAGCGGTAAATCCACTCTGGTTCGCTGCCTGAATCGTCTTATCGGTCCGACTAAAGGTTCGGTAGTAGTTGACGGCAAAGATATAATGGAGCTTGACCAGAAAAACCTCAATAAGCTCAGAAGCCGGAAGATGTCTATGGTTTTCCAGCATTTCGGCCTTCTGCCTCACAAGAACGTGTTGAATAATGTTGCTTTCGGCCTTGAAATTAGGGGCGTTGAGAAGAATAAGAGATATGAGCTTGCTGAAAATGCAGTTAAGCTGGTTGGTCTTGGGGGTTATGAAGACAGCATGATCGCCGAGCTCAGCGGCGGTATGCAGCAGAGAGTGGGGCTTGCAAGGGCTCTTGCCGCTGATACAGATATCATTCTTATGGATGAGGCCTTCAGCGCACTGGACCCGCTTATAAGAACCAATATGCAGGATGAACTGCTCGAGCTTCAGGCGAAAATGCACAAGACAATTGTATTTATCACACACGACCTCGACGAAGCACTCAAACTCGGCGACAGGATTGCAATTATGAAAGACGGCTTCATTGAGCAGATCGGCACGCCTGAAGATATCCTTATCGCTCCCGCGTCTCAGTATATTCGTGATTTCGTTGAAAATGTTGACAGGTCCAAGGTTATCACAGCAAAAACTGTTATGAGAAAGCCGGAAGTTATTGCCTCTCATAAGGACGGGCCTGCCCAGGCCCTAAGGCAGATGGAGCGTTCAGGGCTCTCAACTCTGTTTGTTGTAAACGAGAACAGAGAGTTCATAGGGCACGTGAAAATTGATGATGCAATCAGGCTTTCTAAAGAGAATAAAAAGAAGCTCGATGAAATTATCGTTAAAGACGCCTACACAAGCACACCTGACACAGCTATTGCCGAAATGATACCGGCAGCCTCTGAGACGGCGCTGCCTATTCCGGTAATTAGCGAGAACGGACACTTTGAGGGGATTGTTACCCGTGCAAGTATTCTTGCAGCAATGTCATCGGAAGGAGATAATAATGAATCTTAA
- a CDS encoding LamG-like jellyroll fold domain-containing protein, producing MLRLKSLIFLMICVEFFCGIGCADTIGLWSMDPLSGNPVVNDSSGNGSHLWYMGTEGYTTSDQTPPSDMFNEGFSGGGYSYDSSAQSGYGILFFPPSQYGNVLDFSGSFTVEGFFRTNGEQSLAGPMQVFLQADSDFSYSLVLNENGNGALNFNINMIPGGIQSVPLNSRNYADGNWHYFVIRYIKDSGRLIFGVLNPDGSYDTNMKQFYTGSRLNLGSDESMFIGRETSGGSRTFRGLIDELRFSEVALTDEQLLGDLPNKNTASRPSPADYKKEVWINPSLQWAPAPGAEEHRVYLGSEFPLTFRSEQEGVSYLPGGLEAGRTYYWRIDEVFGEEVVSGKTWRFSTVNPTCKFPSVHDENADCYVDFADFTGFTEFWLQGVDITPYKQAAEYNDAQVVLDFEEGQGYQTNDMESGAMLGINSPFYDPEWEDGAYGKALRFDGGTNWITKSIPQDKLPSEELTVECWAALESYPVDDAAFVNHYTAPSAGYFFGITKFGRWNLSVSVDGNWHTCWATMELPKYKWNHIAATFHKDQGIKLYLNGRLVGTAASPAGRPLTPDTETDLMIGRDIHTQWSGPYAHGAVNGIMDELRVYNKALSRKQIRAEYAKALPLDNKPDLIPSKERFITDSNARPGYHAGTSANWTNEPTGLVYDPDRQEWHVFHQKNPSGSFWDHIHWGHLKSSDLADWDHMPNAIAPEPGIDSGGCWSGNAVYDNGIPTLVYTAIEGKAHVALATSVDGWKTWQKQGHVLSDVPPGYMDYRDPYVWRGNDLWYMVIGSGVDGAGGAALLYKSANLRDWQFLHPLHTGNISSSGHYWEMPVFLPIGNGKHILLITTMESDGPARELYWIGKWENEHFTPDHPEPRQLDIFNWMLAPAAYTAPDGLPRIMGIVPEQRCAALIENAGWRHTFSLPRKIYAASDGTLRQKPAPEIANLREYHFELEDKELATGIGEENLRPVYGKMVEIKAEIEPQDAAIVGVKVLRSPDGAEETLIYYDRLAGTVNIDKRNSTLDKTGSETNLLSAGFDIAGEPVKFHIFVDHSILDVFINDRAVFSTRVYPTRADSTGVQLYSISGTAHINYLDAYKLRSVWEDED from the coding sequence ATGCTAAGATTGAAGAGCTTAATTTTTTTGATGATTTGTGTTGAATTTTTCTGCGGCATAGGCTGCGCTGATACAATCGGTCTGTGGTCTATGGATCCTCTCTCCGGAAATCCCGTGGTTAATGATTCCAGCGGAAACGGCAGCCACCTCTGGTATATGGGGACAGAGGGCTATACCACTTCCGACCAGACTCCTCCATCCGATATGTTTAACGAAGGCTTTTCCGGCGGCGGCTATTCATACGATTCTTCCGCGCAGTCAGGATACGGAATCCTTTTCTTCCCGCCCTCACAGTACGGAAATGTTTTGGACTTCTCCGGTTCCTTCACTGTTGAGGGATTTTTCAGGACAAATGGTGAACAGTCTCTGGCAGGGCCGATGCAGGTGTTTCTGCAGGCCGACAGCGATTTCAGCTACAGCTTAGTTCTTAATGAAAACGGCAATGGAGCTCTTAATTTCAATATCAATATGATTCCGGGCGGGATTCAGTCTGTCCCGCTGAACAGCAGAAACTATGCTGACGGAAACTGGCATTATTTTGTGATAAGATACATCAAAGATTCAGGCCGGCTGATTTTTGGCGTGCTCAATCCTGATGGAAGCTATGATACGAATATGAAGCAGTTTTACACCGGAAGCCGCTTGAACTTAGGCAGTGATGAGTCTATGTTTATTGGACGAGAAACTTCCGGCGGCTCACGAACTTTCAGAGGATTGATAGATGAGCTTCGCTTTAGCGAGGTCGCGCTTACAGATGAGCAGCTCTTAGGTGATTTGCCAAATAAGAACACAGCTTCCAGACCATCACCAGCAGATTATAAGAAAGAAGTTTGGATAAATCCCTCACTGCAATGGGCGCCTGCACCCGGCGCTGAAGAGCACAGAGTTTATTTAGGCTCCGAGTTTCCTTTAACCTTCCGTTCCGAGCAGGAGGGTGTTTCATATCTGCCCGGCGGACTTGAGGCAGGAAGAACGTATTACTGGAGAATTGATGAGGTATTCGGGGAGGAAGTGGTGTCCGGAAAAACTTGGCGGTTTTCAACTGTAAATCCAACCTGCAAGTTTCCTTCCGTTCACGATGAAAACGCAGACTGCTATGTTGATTTTGCAGACTTTACCGGCTTCACGGAGTTTTGGCTTCAAGGGGTTGACATCACACCTTACAAGCAGGCTGCCGAGTATAATGATGCCCAGGTTGTATTAGACTTCGAAGAGGGTCAGGGCTATCAGACCAACGACATGGAATCAGGGGCGATGCTGGGCATAAACAGCCCGTTTTATGACCCCGAATGGGAAGACGGCGCATACGGAAAGGCGCTTCGTTTTGATGGAGGAACAAATTGGATAACAAAATCTATACCGCAGGATAAGCTTCCTTCAGAAGAGCTTACTGTAGAATGCTGGGCTGCGCTGGAGTCTTACCCTGTAGATGATGCTGCCTTTGTGAATCATTATACAGCACCCTCAGCAGGCTATTTCTTTGGGATTACAAAATTCGGCAGGTGGAATCTTTCAGTTTCCGTTGATGGAAACTGGCATACTTGCTGGGCAACGATGGAGCTGCCGAAATACAAATGGAATCATATCGCGGCAACCTTCCATAAAGACCAGGGCATAAAGCTTTATCTTAACGGCCGCCTTGTGGGCACTGCTGCTTCTCCAGCTGGAAGACCACTAACTCCCGATACCGAAACCGACCTGATGATAGGCAGGGATATTCATACTCAATGGTCTGGACCTTATGCCCACGGCGCTGTAAACGGGATTATGGATGAGCTTCGGGTGTATAACAAAGCCCTCTCTCGCAAACAAATAAGGGCAGAATATGCTAAGGCTTTGCCCTTGGATAATAAACCGGATCTTATACCATCTAAAGAAAGGTTCATAACTGATTCTAATGCCCGACCGGGATATCATGCAGGCACATCAGCGAACTGGACAAATGAACCTACAGGCTTAGTTTACGACCCCGACCGCCAGGAGTGGCATGTATTCCATCAGAAAAACCCCTCGGGGAGCTTCTGGGATCATATACATTGGGGGCATCTTAAGAGTTCCGATTTGGCTGACTGGGATCATATGCCGAATGCCATAGCACCGGAGCCCGGGATTGATTCGGGAGGGTGCTGGTCCGGCAATGCGGTTTATGACAACGGCATCCCAACCCTCGTTTATACCGCAATTGAAGGCAAGGCGCATGTGGCCTTGGCAACGAGTGTTGACGGCTGGAAAACATGGCAGAAACAGGGGCATGTGCTGAGTGATGTCCCGCCCGGATATATGGATTATCGCGATCCTTATGTTTGGAGGGGAAACGATTTATGGTATATGGTTATAGGTTCAGGCGTAGATGGTGCAGGCGGTGCAGCGCTTCTCTACAAATCTGCAAATCTGAGGGATTGGCAGTTTCTTCATCCGCTGCATACCGGGAATATAAGCTCCTCAGGCCACTATTGGGAGATGCCCGTTTTTCTGCCCATTGGAAACGGAAAGCATATACTCCTGATTACTACAATGGAGTCCGACGGACCTGCCAGAGAGCTTTATTGGATCGGTAAATGGGAAAATGAACATTTTACGCCTGACCACCCCGAGCCAAGACAGCTGGATATATTCAATTGGATGCTTGCTCCCGCTGCATATACAGCACCTGACGGCTTGCCCAGAATAATGGGGATTGTGCCCGAGCAGAGATGCGCCGCACTTATTGAAAATGCAGGCTGGCGGCACACATTCTCCCTGCCGCGAAAGATATATGCAGCTTCTGACGGTACATTGCGTCAGAAGCCGGCACCTGAGATTGCAAACCTCAGGGAGTATCATTTTGAGCTGGAAGACAAAGAATTGGCTACGGGCATTGGAGAAGAAAACCTTCGACCAGTTTACGGGAAAATGGTGGAAATAAAGGCAGAAATCGAGCCTCAGGATGCGGCTATTGTCGGCGTGAAAGTTCTCAGAAGCCCTGACGGGGCAGAAGAAACTTTAATCTATTACGACCGGCTTGCAGGTACTGTTAATATAGACAAAAGAAATTCAACGCTGGATAAAACCGGCTCTGAGACTAATCTGTTAAGTGCCGGGTTCGATATTGCCGGGGAGCCTGTGAAATTCCATATATTTGTAGACCACAGCATTTTGGATGTATTTATTAACGACAGGGCAGTCTTCAGCACGCGTGTTTATCCAACTCGTGCAGACAGTACAGGCGTTCAGCTGTATTCAATAAGCGGCACCGCTCACATTAATTATCTGGACGCTTACAAGCTCCGTTCGGTATGGGAGGATGAGGATTGA